From Arcticibacter tournemirensis, one genomic window encodes:
- a CDS encoding LiaF transmembrane domain-containing protein: MKSENNIQTPRQGKATTGIIFLLLGVFMLAKTTGLAADIPDWIISWPMLLIIIGVLSGINHKFRRPGAYFMIAIGGVFLAERIIPGVQSHDLIFPVILLALGLHLIFGKKLCNKAAVHN, encoded by the coding sequence ATGAAAAGCGAAAACAATATACAAACTCCTCGTCAGGGAAAAGCAACGACAGGGATTATTTTTCTTTTATTAGGTGTATTTATGCTTGCAAAAACAACAGGCCTTGCAGCTGATATACCCGACTGGATCATAAGCTGGCCTATGCTGCTTATAATCATAGGGGTTTTAAGTGGAATTAACCATAAATTCCGTCGTCCGGGAGCGTATTTTATGATTGCCATAGGGGGTGTATTCCTCGCCGAACGCATTATTCCAGGAGTACAATCTCATGACCTGATATTCCCTGTAATTCTTCTAGCCCTCGGCCTTCACCTGATCTTTGGCAAGAAGTTATGCAATAAAGCTGCTGTGCATAATTAG
- a CDS encoding YceI family protein: MKTVKTIVNSFKHYQVLSVLALVISIGFSAQAQSYKTVAGSSLKVLGTSNLHDWEMVAQNVPAEAQLSFKGSEVQDITALSISLPVKNLKAKEDLMNSRAYKAMKADKFNTITFKLASAEIAQSTAKATGALTIAGVTKQVTLQGKITENADGSATITGSRKIKMSEFGITPPSFMLGALKVGDEVTVEYTLKLKK, from the coding sequence ATGAAAACAGTAAAAACAATCGTAAATTCATTTAAACACTACCAGGTATTAAGCGTACTTGCCTTAGTAATCAGCATAGGCTTCAGTGCCCAGGCTCAGAGCTATAAAACAGTCGCAGGTTCTTCTCTTAAGGTTTTAGGAACATCCAATCTTCATGACTGGGAAATGGTTGCTCAAAATGTTCCGGCAGAAGCCCAACTTTCTTTCAAAGGAAGCGAAGTTCAGGATATTACAGCACTCAGCATTTCATTACCGGTAAAAAACCTGAAGGCAAAAGAGGATCTGATGAATAGCAGAGCCTATAAAGCGATGAAGGCCGACAAGTTCAATACCATCACTTTTAAGCTTGCTTCAGCAGAAATAGCGCAATCAACAGCAAAAGCAACAGGCGCGTTGACTATTGCAGGTGTCACTAAACAGGTAACACTTCAGGGCAAAATCACCGAAAATGCCGATGGTTCAGCTACAATTACAGGGTCACGTAAAATCAAAATGAGCGAGTTCGGAATTACGCCTCCTTCATTTATGCTTGGCGCACTAAAAGTTGGCGACGAGGTAACTGTAGAATACACTTTAAAACTAAAAAAATAA
- a CDS encoding sensor histidine kinase, with protein sequence MKQLTEKQDLLKKIEFWAATALFVFAMFYLIGTAVKKDGSLFLNNNGNQGLQTYIELHYNQYYFFPKLISYIALYLGFLTLNFSVVPGLLKKEEPVKNTVLLILSFLAVWLVLSTADTYLKNYIFLQHRTDKEAYTAFFISGFLYTSWLLFMFGFYSVIKYAGWYLLTNSDIIQSKYRMVTRNGIAAFVLWMISMFLLLLADADKGVLVVWLVIIPFGICLYWYSFYAFIPDSLKKKQPLLSYYFRVLLVLLVSLVPLFLIIGIAANEMSLAAMIVAFNAPFQLLITAPLSWMVYRWQRQDQEEIATLKTALGQSNANFDFLRSQINPHFLFNALNTIYGTALQEKAERTSEGVERLGEMMRFMLQENMQEKIPLAREIEYLNNYISLQKLRVDQNHESGITIRSEIERPVEQLQVAPMLLIPFVENAFKHGISLREASYITISLQLRDKKLYFDVTNSIHRKADDDPERNKGGIGLNNVRQRLKLLYGEKHELIVRETVHEFFVHLTVQLD encoded by the coding sequence ATGAAACAGTTAACAGAAAAACAGGACCTCCTGAAAAAAATCGAGTTCTGGGCAGCAACGGCACTTTTTGTTTTTGCCATGTTCTACCTTATCGGAACAGCAGTAAAAAAGGACGGTTCTCTGTTTTTAAATAACAATGGAAATCAGGGGCTGCAAACCTATATCGAGTTGCACTACAATCAATATTATTTTTTCCCAAAACTAATAAGCTATATTGCGCTTTATCTCGGCTTTCTGACCTTGAATTTTAGCGTTGTTCCGGGGCTTCTAAAAAAAGAGGAACCAGTTAAAAATACGGTCTTGCTTATTCTCTCATTTCTGGCCGTCTGGCTTGTTCTGTCAACCGCCGATACATATTTGAAGAACTATATCTTTCTTCAACACCGAACCGATAAAGAGGCCTATACTGCTTTTTTCATAAGTGGTTTTCTTTACACTTCCTGGCTGCTGTTTATGTTTGGTTTTTACTCAGTGATTAAATATGCAGGCTGGTATCTTCTGACTAATTCTGATATTATTCAATCGAAATACCGAATGGTAACGAGGAACGGGATCGCGGCTTTTGTTTTATGGATGATCAGTATGTTCCTCCTGCTGCTTGCCGATGCCGACAAGGGGGTACTTGTTGTCTGGCTGGTGATTATCCCATTCGGAATATGTCTGTACTGGTATTCTTTCTATGCATTTATTCCCGATTCTCTTAAGAAAAAGCAGCCCTTGCTAAGCTACTATTTTAGAGTGCTGCTGGTGCTGCTTGTTTCGCTCGTGCCCCTCTTTCTGATTATAGGCATTGCCGCAAATGAAATGTCGCTGGCCGCAATGATTGTTGCGTTTAATGCTCCTTTCCAGTTACTGATTACCGCCCCGCTGTCGTGGATGGTTTACCGGTGGCAACGTCAGGATCAGGAAGAAATAGCAACGCTAAAAACTGCTCTTGGACAATCGAATGCTAACTTTGACTTTTTGCGGTCTCAAATCAATCCTCATTTTCTGTTTAATGCATTGAACACTATTTATGGAACGGCTTTGCAGGAAAAGGCAGAACGTACAAGCGAAGGAGTGGAACGGCTTGGCGAAATGATGCGTTTCATGCTGCAGGAGAATATGCAGGAAAAGATTCCGCTTGCCCGTGAAATCGAATATCTTAACAACTATATTAGTTTGCAGAAGCTCCGTGTTGATCAGAACCATGAATCGGGTATCACTATCAGATCGGAAATAGAGCGCCCGGTTGAGCAGTTGCAGGTAGCGCCCATGCTGCTGATTCCATTTGTTGAAAATGCCTTTAAACATGGTATCAGCCTTCGTGAGGCTTCGTATATCACCATCAGCCTGCAGTTGCGCGATAAAAAATTGTATTTCGATGTAACAAACAGTATTCACCGTAAAGCGGACGATGATCCGGAAAGAAATAAGGGCGGGATAGGTTTAAATAATGTCCGCCAGCGACTGAAGCTTCTGTACGGAGAGAAGCACGAATTGATAGTTCGGGAAACAGTACATGAATTTTTTGTTCACCTTACGGTTCAGTTAGATTAA
- a CDS encoding type IX secretion system membrane protein PorP/SprF: MKKYIILLLVLIACLSVKAQQKPQYTQYIFNGFLLNPALAGIENYIDLKLGYRNQWQGLDGAPVTSFISINAPLGKEFLYGNANSFGGQGNNPLNRSYKQNYMAAEPHHGVGLQVANDKAGPFSRTDFSASYAYHLGLAAQINLAVGVSAGFSQIKTDGSEIITDVKMDNALSNIDESQIAPDLGAGVWLYGPTFFAGVSAQQLLSQKLRFSDEASVNEGKLEPHFFATAGYKIFLGEEIAVMPSVMAKYVTSVPVSVDLNCKLAFSDKFWIGGGYRNKDSFSGMAGFNIGYFLNLSYSYDFTTSELNTVSNGSHEIVIGFLLNNRYKASCAQRQF; encoded by the coding sequence ATGAAGAAATATATCATTCTTCTTCTAGTTCTAATCGCCTGTTTGTCTGTTAAGGCGCAGCAAAAGCCGCAGTATACCCAATATATTTTCAATGGTTTTTTGCTTAATCCTGCGTTGGCCGGCATAGAGAATTACATAGACCTGAAATTAGGTTACAGAAATCAATGGCAAGGTCTTGACGGAGCACCTGTTACAAGCTTCATATCAATAAATGCACCCTTAGGGAAGGAATTTCTTTACGGCAATGCAAATTCGTTTGGCGGACAAGGCAATAATCCTTTAAACAGAAGCTATAAGCAAAACTATATGGCCGCAGAACCACATCATGGTGTAGGGTTACAGGTGGCAAATGATAAGGCAGGCCCTTTTTCACGTACCGATTTTTCTGCCAGCTATGCCTATCACCTGGGACTTGCCGCTCAGATTAATCTGGCCGTTGGCGTTTCTGCTGGTTTTTCTCAAATCAAGACCGATGGATCGGAAATAATTACTGATGTTAAAATGGATAATGCGCTGAGTAATATCGACGAAAGTCAGATAGCACCCGATCTCGGCGCTGGGGTATGGCTATATGGACCTACATTCTTTGCAGGGGTTTCTGCTCAACAGCTTCTTTCTCAAAAGTTACGTTTTTCCGACGAGGCTAGTGTTAATGAGGGAAAACTGGAGCCTCATTTTTTTGCTACCGCAGGATATAAAATATTCCTTGGAGAAGAGATCGCAGTGATGCCGTCGGTAATGGCGAAATATGTCACATCGGTACCCGTCTCGGTTGATCTAAATTGCAAACTTGCATTTTCCGATAAATTCTGGATCGGCGGTGGCTATCGCAATAAGGATTCTTTTTCGGGTATGGCGGGTTTTAACATAGGTTACTTCCTCAACCTGAGCTATTCATACGATTTTACAACTTCCGAGCTGAATACAGTCAGCAACGGTTCGCACGAGATTGTTATTGGATTTCTGTTAAATAACCGCTACAAAGCCTCTTGCGCACAGAGACAGTTCTAA
- a CDS encoding YceI family protein, translating into MIRYHKFLLSFLLLFPAFSLLISFREADREQTAARWVVLKGGSLQVQGSTNINTFNCAITGYSSPDTIVVYKKQGNAAAVSLNGGLSLDVKLFDCRNPVMTSDLRKTLKAKDYPKLKIRFLSLNEFPKLDSQTDNVTGVVDIELAGVTRRFIVNYKFFRDQQKIIRLIGERDVHFSDFNLTPPRKLGGMIKTDNKLRVQFELGMKSI; encoded by the coding sequence ATGATACGCTACCACAAATTTCTGTTGTCCTTCTTACTGCTGTTTCCGGCATTTAGTCTCTTAATTTCTTTCAGAGAGGCTGATCGCGAGCAGACGGCGGCCCGATGGGTTGTACTTAAAGGGGGATCCCTGCAAGTACAGGGTAGCACCAACATTAACACATTCAACTGTGCAATTACCGGATACAGTAGTCCCGATACCATTGTTGTTTACAAAAAACAGGGAAACGCAGCTGCTGTATCTCTTAATGGGGGTTTAAGTCTCGACGTAAAACTCTTCGATTGCCGCAATCCTGTGATGACGAGCGACCTCAGGAAAACACTTAAAGCAAAAGATTACCCTAAACTCAAGATCAGGTTTCTTTCATTGAATGAATTTCCTAAACTCGATTCGCAAACAGATAACGTAACAGGAGTAGTGGATATAGAGCTTGCCGGCGTGACACGTCGGTTTATTGTTAATTACAAATTCTTTCGCGATCAGCAGAAGATAATCAGGCTTATAGGTGAGCGGGATGTCCACTTCTCGGATTTCAATCTTACTCCTCCCCGTAAACTAGGGGGAATGATCAAGACAGACAATAAACTGAGAGTTCAGTTCGAGCTCGGAATGAAATCAATTTAG
- a CDS encoding LytR/AlgR family response regulator transcription factor, with protein MKAIAIDDEPVALEVVKAHAAKVPFLDLKETFTDAFKALDYLQKEPVDLIFLDIKMPDISGIEFFSSLSKKPLLIFTTAYSEHALTSFELDAVDYLLKPFPLARFIKGCNKAYELYTARNISDISDHLFVKTGFEQVKVLFDEILYLEAAGNYVTFVLKDKSILSRSTFNEAVQLLPQGKFIRVHRSYLVAVSKIDKVERHQVTVNAQKVPVSEAYSQNLSVLFK; from the coding sequence ATGAAAGCGATAGCCATTGATGATGAACCGGTAGCGTTAGAGGTGGTGAAAGCACACGCAGCGAAAGTGCCTTTTCTCGATCTGAAGGAGACGTTTACGGATGCTTTTAAAGCGCTGGATTATCTGCAGAAAGAGCCTGTTGATCTTATTTTTCTTGATATAAAAATGCCCGATATATCAGGGATTGAATTTTTTAGCAGTTTAAGCAAAAAGCCACTTTTGATATTTACTACAGCTTACTCCGAGCATGCCCTAACGAGCTTTGAGTTGGATGCAGTGGATTATCTCCTGAAGCCGTTCCCGCTTGCACGGTTCATAAAAGGCTGTAATAAGGCTTATGAGTTGTATACCGCCCGAAATATATCGGATATCAGTGATCACCTTTTTGTTAAAACCGGATTCGAACAGGTAAAAGTGCTCTTTGATGAGATCCTATATCTGGAGGCCGCAGGAAACTATGTGACCTTTGTTCTGAAGGACAAAAGTATTCTCTCAAGAAGTACTTTCAATGAGGCTGTACAGCTTTTACCGCAAGGGAAGTTTATAAGGGTTCACCGGTCTTACCTGGTGGCGGTCTCTAAGATCGACAAGGTTGAAAGGCATCAGGTTACTGTTAATGCTCAGAAGGTCCCTGTAAGTGAGGCTTACAGTCAGAACCTTTCAGTGCTATTTAAGTGA
- a CDS encoding DEAD/DEAH box helicase → MTFQDFNFDEQLLEGVLSMGYREATPIQQQAIPLILEGKDLIACAQTGTGKTASYLLPVLNNISKTEKKHTHTLILAPTRELAQQIDQQVEGLGYFTGISSVAVYGGGDGIIYAQQQRAMKEGVEIIIATPGRLIAHLNSGTVKTEHLKCLILDEADRMLDMGFLDDIMRIISFLPKKRQTLLFSATMPPKIRTLAKSVLHDPAQINLAVSQPAAGIDQQVYKVHDEQKIPLLRILLQQKEYKSVIIFASTKEKVKTLYKALKETKIQVKAFHSDLEQAEREEIMLAFRNRQLQVLIGTDVISRGIDIEGISLVVNFDAPADAEDYIHRIGRTARAETTGTAITLVNERDQRKLQNIEALIGRSVPIMQLPAEIGEQAVFRPLKAGGSKNRRNSNQGRFKNKNKKHNSSTRPHGEKNKDV, encoded by the coding sequence TTGACATTCCAGGATTTTAATTTCGACGAACAACTGCTTGAAGGAGTATTGAGTATGGGCTACCGTGAAGCTACTCCAATTCAGCAGCAGGCTATCCCTCTGATCCTTGAGGGCAAGGACTTAATAGCCTGTGCTCAAACAGGCACAGGAAAGACGGCCTCATACCTTCTTCCGGTTTTGAATAATATATCTAAAACAGAGAAGAAACATACACATACCCTCATACTAGCTCCTACGCGTGAACTGGCACAACAAATAGACCAGCAAGTGGAAGGATTAGGATACTTTACCGGCATCAGCTCTGTTGCTGTGTACGGAGGCGGAGACGGCATTATCTACGCTCAGCAGCAACGGGCAATGAAAGAAGGCGTTGAGATTATTATCGCCACGCCAGGACGGCTCATCGCCCATCTTAACTCTGGAACGGTTAAAACCGAACATCTTAAATGTCTTATTTTAGATGAGGCAGACCGGATGCTCGACATGGGTTTTCTGGATGACATCATGCGGATTATCAGCTTCCTGCCCAAAAAACGACAAACGTTGCTGTTTTCTGCAACTATGCCTCCGAAGATCCGAACATTAGCAAAATCGGTTTTACATGACCCGGCGCAAATAAACCTTGCTGTGTCACAACCAGCCGCCGGAATAGACCAGCAGGTTTATAAAGTTCATGACGAGCAGAAGATACCTCTGCTACGCATACTGCTGCAGCAGAAAGAATACAAGAGCGTTATTATATTTGCCTCAACAAAGGAAAAGGTAAAGACGTTATATAAAGCCCTAAAAGAGACGAAAATACAGGTTAAAGCGTTTCATTCAGACCTTGAGCAGGCAGAACGGGAGGAAATTATGCTCGCTTTCCGTAACCGCCAGTTACAGGTGCTCATAGGTACCGATGTCATTTCAAGGGGCATAGATATTGAAGGGATTAGCCTGGTAGTCAACTTCGACGCTCCGGCAGATGCCGAAGACTACATCCACCGTATTGGCCGCACCGCGCGGGCCGAAACTACCGGTACAGCTATCACACTCGTAAACGAACGTGATCAGCGCAAGCTGCAGAATATTGAAGCACTGATTGGAAGATCTGTACCAATTATGCAACTGCCTGCCGAAATAGGAGAACAGGCTGTATTCAGGCCTTTAAAAGCAGGGGGCTCTAAAAACAGAAGAAACTCCAACCAGGGCCGGTTTAAAAACAAGAATAAGAAGCACAATAGTAGTACGCGGCCTCACGGCGAAAAAAACAAAGACGTCTAA
- a CDS encoding TCR/Tet family MFS transporter — protein sequence MRNKKQAALSFIFITLLVDVIGMGIIIPVLPKLITEMIHSDLSVASEYGGWMMFAYSFMQFIFAPVLGNLSDRFGRRPVLLLSLLGFGLDYLFLAYAPSITWLFVGRVVAGITGASFTAASAYIADISTPEKRAQNFGLIGAAFGIGFIIGPVLGGVLGQFGSRIPFLVAAALSLLNFLYGFFILPESLPRENRRPFELKRANPVGSLKQLRRFPAIAGLIISLILVYIAAHSVQSTWTYYVMEKFKWNEAWVGYSLGFVGLLTAIVQAGLIRIILPRIGQERAVYVGLLLYSLALLLFSVANKDWMMFAFMIPIPLAELPDRLYKGSFQHRCRQMSRVNCREA from the coding sequence ATGCGAAATAAAAAACAAGCAGCCCTCAGCTTTATATTCATCACATTGCTGGTTGACGTAATCGGAATGGGTATTATCATCCCGGTGTTACCTAAGCTCATTACAGAAATGATCCACAGCGACCTCAGCGTAGCTTCCGAATACGGAGGATGGATGATGTTCGCCTATTCTTTTATGCAGTTTATATTTGCCCCTGTACTGGGCAATTTGAGTGATAGATTTGGAAGGCGGCCGGTTTTATTGCTGTCTCTTCTAGGATTCGGGCTCGACTACCTTTTTCTTGCTTATGCGCCGTCTATAACCTGGCTGTTTGTCGGTCGTGTTGTCGCAGGAATAACAGGAGCAAGCTTCACAGCCGCCTCTGCATATATTGCGGATATTAGCACCCCCGAAAAAAGAGCACAGAACTTCGGACTTATCGGGGCGGCTTTTGGAATAGGCTTTATCATAGGGCCTGTTCTGGGTGGAGTCTTAGGCCAATTTGGTTCCCGAATACCATTTCTTGTTGCAGCGGCCTTAAGCCTGCTCAATTTTCTTTACGGTTTCTTCATTCTTCCGGAGTCGCTTCCAAGGGAGAACCGAAGACCTTTCGAATTGAAGAGAGCAAATCCGGTGGGTTCGCTTAAACAGCTGAGGCGCTTCCCTGCTATTGCAGGACTTATCATTTCGCTGATCCTGGTTTACATCGCAGCACATTCTGTGCAAAGTACATGGACCTATTACGTAATGGAAAAGTTCAAATGGAACGAAGCCTGGGTGGGATACTCCCTCGGATTTGTAGGTCTCCTAACTGCCATTGTACAGGCGGGCCTCATCCGAATAATTCTGCCCAGAATAGGACAGGAAAGGGCAGTATATGTTGGTTTGCTACTTTACAGTCTCGCCCTCTTATTGTTCTCCGTTGCAAATAAAGACTGGATGATGTTTGCTTTTATGATCCCTATACCCTTGGCGGAATTGCCGGACCGGCTATACAAGGGATCATTTCAACACAGGTGCCGTCAAATGAGCAGGGTGAACTGCAGGGAGGCTTAA